From the genome of Myxococcota bacterium:
GCGTGGTGTTCGCGGGCGAGCGGATCGTGACCGCGGCGGGCGTGAGCTCGGGCATCGACATGGCGCTGGCGCTGGTCGAGCGCATGGGCGGCCGCGACCTGGCCGAGACCGTCCAGCTCGCGATCGAGTACGACCCGCAGCCGCCCACCGACGCGGGCTCGCCCGCCAAGGCGCGGCCCGAGATCGTGAGCGGCGTGCAGAAGCTGTTCGCGGGCATCCTCGGGGCGCAGACCTAGCCGCATCGGCTACGATGCGCGCCGTGGCGGAGTCACGACGCGGCCGGAGGCGTGGGTAGGGTGCCCACGCCGTCCACCGGGATTGCCGAAGCCGTGCGCGCGCACCTCGCGCGGGTGTTTCCCAAGCGCGAGCTGACGCGCGCGGCGCTGCCGCGGGCGGGCCTGGTGGTGAACCTGCCGGAGCTCGCGGTGTTCGAGGTCGCGCCGCCGCCGGGCGAGCCGCACGCGCCCTGGCTGTACGTGTCCGGCGGCGCTTCGGCCGAGCCCATGGACGACGGCTACGGGCTCGAGTTCCTGCTGTGCGCACCGGCGCGCGGCCTCGAGGCGGCGAAGCTCGTGGCCATGGTCGCGAACCTGCACGCGGACCCGCGCTATCCGCTGTCGCTCGGGCAGGTGCTCGAGATCGGCCATTCCTGGCTGCCGGGCGCGAGCGCCGACCACCTGGTCGTGGCGCTGCCCGCGGTCTTCGATCCCGAGCTCGAGTGGCTGTCCGACCGCACGGCCACCGCGCGCTTCATCTGGCTCTTGCCGATCACGAGCAGCGAGGCGGCCTTCGCCAAGCAGCGCGGCCTCGAGGCGCTCCAGTCGCGCCTGGGCGCGGCGCAGGCCGACGTCGCGGCCCTGGTGCGCGAGTCGGTGGTCTGAGCGCTCAGGCCCGCTGCAACACCGAGAAGTGTAGGCTCTCGCCGGGCGGCCCCGCGCGGCGCCGCAGCACCTCGAGCTGGCCAGCGAGGCCCTCGAAGAGACCGGCGTCGAACAGCGCGCGCTCGCGCCGGGTGCGCGCGCCCAGCGTGGCGAACGTGCCCGCGAGGCCGTGTGACCCGAGCACGAACGCGCTGGCGCGCGACTCGCGCAGCGCGCGTGTGAGTCGCGTCCAGACCGCGGCGCCCAGGCGCGCGAGCTCGGGCGCGGGCGCGCCCTCGAGGTCGAGCACCACCAGCGCGAAGCCGGTCTTGATCAGGAGCTCCGCCGAGCGCAGCGCGGCCTGGAGCCCGGGCGGGCGCACCCAGAGCACGTCGTCGAGCCGCACGCCGGCGCGCTGCAGGTAACGCGGGTCGAGCGCGTTGGGCAGGTCGACCCAGCCCACCAGCTCGCTGCGCGCCGAGGTGAGCGCGGCCATGCGGTAGGCGAGCGCCGTCCGGCCCGAGGACGGCTCGCCCCCGAGCTCGATCAGGCACCCGCCCATGGAGAGGGAGGTGGGGCGGAGGAGCTCGTCCGGGGAAAACGTCTCCTCCGCCCCGGGGGTTTGCCTCGTCCTTTCGCTCGTGCGGTGGGTTTTCGAAGCCGGCGCTGCCTCGGGTGGGGGACTCGAGGCACCGACTCGAACGCGATCCGCGAGGCCTGCCTGGAGCAGCATCTCGCGCAGGGCGTCGACTCGGACCGGGCTCTGTCGCACGGAGGGAGTTTCGCTCTATTTTCGCCTCGGAGTCAAGCCCGAAGTTTCCATAGAATCCCGGGCATGGAAGCCAACGGACCCAACGCGGAGCAGATCGAGTACTGGAACAAGCAGGGGGGACCGCAGTGGGTCGCCCAAGTGACTCGCATGGACTCACTGATCGAGCCGCTGGGCGCCGCCGCCCAGGAGCGCGCGCAGCCGCGCCCGGGCGAGCGCGTGCTCGACGTCGGCTGCGGCACGGGACAGACCTCGCTCCAGCTCGCCGCGCGCGTGGGCGCGTCGGGCGCGGTGCTCGGCGTCGACATCTCGACGCCCATGCTCGAGCTGGCGCGCGAGCGCGTGCGCCAGCAGGGACTCACGAACGTGCGCTTCGAGAACGCCGACGCGCAGACTCACTCGCTGCCCGCGGGCGCGTTCGACCTGTGTTTCTCGCGCTTCGGCGTGATGTTCTTCGTCGACCCGGTCGCGGCTTTCGCGAACCTGGCGCGCGCGCTGCGCCCGGGCGGGCGCCTGGCCTTCGTGTGCTGGCAGCCCGTGCTGCAGAACGCCTGGGTGCGCGAGCCGATGCTGGCGGTCGCCAAGAGCCTGCCGCTGCCGCCGCCACCGCCGCCCGACGCGCCGGGCCCGTTCGCCTTCGGCGACGCGGCGCGCACCCGGGGCATCCTCGAGCGCGCGGGCTTCTCCGACGTGGCGCTCGAGCCGAAGACCGGCGAGCTGTGGCTGGGCGCGAACGCCGCGGAGGCGTCGCGCTTCGTGACCGAGATCGGCCCCGTCTCGCGCGTGCTGCGCGATGCGCCCGAGGCCGCGCGCCAGGCGGCGACCGGGGCGATCGCGGAGCTCGTCGCCTCGCGCATGACACCGAACGGTGTCCACCTGGGCTACGCGGTCTGGATCGCGACGGCCACGCGGCGGTGAGTCGCCGCGCGCTCTTCGCGCTGGTCGCAGCCCTGGCCGCGCCGGGCTGCCTGACCATCGACACCCAGATGGACGCGAGCTACCCGGGCCCGTACGTCTACAGCGGCGTGCGCAAGGACCTGAAGATGTGGCCCGAAGCGCTCATCACCTTCAACATCGGCGCGTTCGTGTTCTCGTCGGTCGACTTCCCGTTCTCGCTGATCGGCGACACCGTGCTCCTGCCCTA
Proteins encoded in this window:
- a CDS encoding suppressor of fused domain protein translates to MPTPSTGIAEAVRAHLARVFPKRELTRAALPRAGLVVNLPELAVFEVAPPPGEPHAPWLYVSGGASAEPMDDGYGLEFLLCAPARGLEAAKLVAMVANLHADPRYPLSLGQVLEIGHSWLPGASADHLVVALPAVFDPELEWLSDRTATARFIWLLPITSSEAAFAKQRGLEALQSRLGAAQADVAALVRESVV
- a CDS encoding class I SAM-dependent methyltransferase, with the translated sequence MEANGPNAEQIEYWNKQGGPQWVAQVTRMDSLIEPLGAAAQERAQPRPGERVLDVGCGTGQTSLQLAARVGASGAVLGVDISTPMLELARERVRQQGLTNVRFENADAQTHSLPAGAFDLCFSRFGVMFFVDPVAAFANLARALRPGGRLAFVCWQPVLQNAWVREPMLAVAKSLPLPPPPPPDAPGPFAFGDAARTRGILERAGFSDVALEPKTGELWLGANAAEASRFVTEIGPVSRVLRDAPEAARQAATGAIAELVASRMTPNGVHLGYAVWIATATRR